The genomic stretch GCGTCGAGCATCCTTGAGGCGTGGTTGGTACCACTGGCCATTGCCGTCGCGCTTTCTTTCGTGATGGCCGCGCCGCTCAACCGTTTGGCACACAGCCTGTTCGATCGCTGGGAGCGACATCTGACGCGCTTCGAGCGCGGCTCGAGACACCCGGACGAACAGCCCGTCAATTTAGGCGCGGCCACCGTTCTCGTGCTGGGGATGGGACGCACGGGCAGCGCTGCCTACGACTTCTTTCACGATAAGGGTTTGGAGGTCGCCGGTATCGATTCCGACCCCAATAAAACCGACAGCCAACGCCGCGTGTTTTATGGTGATATCGAGGATGTCGGTTTTTGGCACCATCTCGATCTTGATGGCCTGACTGCGGTGACACTGGCCACCCCAGAAATGGAAAGCAAGCTGATTGCCAGCCGAGAACTGCGCAAGGCTGGTTTTACCGGCCAACTGATTGCGGGCATTCACTATCAAGATGAAGCCGAGCCGCTTCGCGATGCCGGCGTCGATCAAACCTACTTATTAATGACCGGCGCGGGTATTGGTATTGCTGAAAAAACCTGGGAGAAGCTTCACGGCGATGCAAGCCGATAACGCCAGCGGGGGCTAAGAAGCCCCCACATGGCGATGCCGCCATAGGCGCATCAGCACACCGTGCTTCGGTGAAAACAGCAGCGCCAGGAAGAAACACCCCGTCGCCACCAGGACGATGGTGCCGCCGGAAGCCACGTCAAACGCAAACGACAGCCATAACCCCAATACCGCAGACCCTACCCCAACCCCGATGGAGATAAACAGCATCGTTTTGAAGCGGTCGGTCAGCAAGTGGGCCGTGGCGCCCGGCGTAATCAGCATGGCCACGACCAGGATGATACCGACGGTTTCCAGACTAGCGACAATGGTGAGCGTGAGCAGCAGAATCAAGCCGTAATGAATCACTCCGGTATTGAAGCCGAGTGCCTGTGCCTGAGTCGGATCGAAGGCATAAAGCATGAGCGGGCGATAAGCCAGCCATACCACCAGCAATGCGATCACGCTGGCAGCGAGCGTCAGCATCAGTGCAGACTGCTGAACCCCCAAGACGTTACCGAATAGAATGTGCATCAAGTGGGTGCTGGAAGCGATTTTACTGATCAGCACGACGCCCAGCGCAAACGCCCCGGTAAACATGATGCCCATGGCGGCATCGGACTTGATCCGCGTGTGCCGCTCGATCGCCCCAATGCCAAGCGACGTCAGCGCCCCCGTGACGAAAGCGCCGATAAAAAAGGGCAGGCCCAGCAGGTAGGCGATTGCCACGCCAGGCAACACGGCGTGCGAGATCGCATCCCCCAGTAGCGACCAGCGCTTGAGGACGACATAACAAGACAGCATGCCGCAGATGGCCCCCACCATCATCGACGTGAGCAGCGCGCGCTGCATGAACGCGTACTGAAACGCCTCTGAAACGCTATCGGGCATCAGATTCACGGGCACCATCACCGCCGAGATGAGCCCAGCCACCAGGGCACTACTCAAAGAGTCCAACGTTTGTAACATGCAAATTGCCTATTCTTTGCCAGCGAACGCAGGCACGCTGGCACGCCCAACACCCTGAGCAGATGGCTCGATGGCACTCACGGCGAGTTCGGCCAGCTTGCTATCGCTCAGCATCTCGTCGGGCGCACCTTCACCGCGAATGAATCGATTGATCAGCACCACGTGGTCCACGTAGCGACGCGCGCCCGGCATATCGTGCGTCACCATCACGATGGTTCGTCCAGCTTCGCGCTCGCGTTTGAGCACGTCGAGAATGAGCTGTT from Halomonas meridiana encodes the following:
- a CDS encoding metal ABC transporter permease, translated to MLQTLDSLSSALVAGLISAVMVPVNLMPDSVSEAFQYAFMQRALLTSMMVGAICGMLSCYVVLKRWSLLGDAISHAVLPGVAIAYLLGLPFFIGAFVTGALTSLGIGAIERHTRIKSDAAMGIMFTGAFALGVVLISKIASSTHLMHILFGNVLGVQQSALMLTLAASVIALLVVWLAYRPLMLYAFDPTQAQALGFNTGVIHYGLILLLTLTIVASLETVGIILVVAMLITPGATAHLLTDRFKTMLFISIGVGVGSAVLGLWLSFAFDVASGGTIVLVATGCFFLALLFSPKHGVLMRLWRHRHVGAS